The Flavobacteriales bacterium DNA window TAACTTGGTTTTAGAAGCCGTAAAAGTATCTGAAGAAAATGGTATAGAAAAACTGAACACCTTAAAAAGCAAACTTAAAAACTTAGATAAAGAACTTTATTCTTTACCTGAAAAAGAATTGGAATTAGCACGTTTAGATCGTGTTTTACAGATTAATAGTAAGTTTTACACTTTATTACTAGAAAAAGAGACCGAATATAAACTATCTACAGCTGGTTTAGTTACTTACAATGAAATTCTTGAACAAGCAAAAACTCCTAGTTCACCTATTGCTCCCAGAAAAAAGTCGATTTATATACTCGCCATTCTTGTCGCAATCGTCTTGGCAATTACCTACACTGTAATTCGTTACTTATTACATGATGAAATTACCACACTAACAGACATCACTAATCGACTCTCTTCAAGTGTTGGGATATTAGGTATAGTACCTCATTACAAAAGTAAAATTCCTGTATCTCAATTAATTATACATAAAAACCCCAAGTCATTAATTACCGAAGCTTTCCGTTCGTTAAGAACAAATTTGGAGTTTATCACCAATAAAAAAGACGCAAAAATTGTTGCCGTTACCAGTACTATATCAGGAGAAGGAAAAACTTTTATCGCTTTAAATTTAGCCGGGATCATTGCTTTTTCAGGAAAAAGAGTAATTGTCTTAGACCTAGATATGAGAAAACCCAAAATACATATTGGTTTTGGTGTAGAAAACAAATCAGGGATGAGTACGCTTTTAATAGGTAAAGACCAAATAGAAAACTGTATTAATAAAAGCGAATTGAATGGGCTAGACTTTATTACGGCAGGACCTATACCACCCAATCCTTCTGAATTAATTATTAATGGAGAAATTGACAAAATTTTAGAAACACTCAAAGAAAAGTACGATACCATTATTGTCGACAACCCTCCTGTTGGATTGGTTACTGATGGAATTACCATTATAAAAAAAGCTGATTATCCGCTTTATGTATTTAAGGCTAATTACTCTAAAAAACATTTTATTGAAAATGTTGGAAGAATCATTACAGATCATAAGGTCACGAAACTATCTGTCATCCTCAACAATGTTGACACTCAGAAAAACACATACGGAAAAGGGTACGGGTACGGTTATACAACTTATGGAGGATATTATACTGAGGACAATCAAACTAAAGGTAAATTTAACCGCTTTTTTAAGAAAAAATAAAATCAAACTTTTAATTTTGTACCCCAAACAATAAAAAATGAAGATTGAAAAAACATCAATAGACGGAGTTATCATACTCACCCCGAATGTATTTGGAGATGATAGAGGTTATTTTTTTGAATCATTTAATCAACAACAATTTGAAAAGGCAATAGGTAGGCAAGTTCAATTTGTTCAAGATAATCAATCTAAATCCCAAAAAGGAGTATTAAGAGGATTACATTTTCAAAACCCTCCTTATGCTCAAGGCAAATTAGTTCGTGTTTTAGCAGGTAGTGTTTTAGACGTAGCTGTTGATATACGA harbors:
- a CDS encoding polysaccharide biosynthesis tyrosine autokinase, with protein sequence MEESNKNEFDLEVFLDIVKSSKIWFLTFFIITFAFAFLYIRYTPPVFESNLIIQIHKDNEANNVLNMYSQMGDQQDITSELELMKSKLLFKRTIKKLPLDVLYFTEGELLVDNKYKTSTFSISNYTLLDAYIIGKKIYVKKEGNEVHLFTEYGEKITEKSIKKDGAFTTKYLEGVLTIHNQSQFLNNQNNDKYYFVISDFEQLIDQLYRHLSIRVLNNNARTIQIAFQHNNKTLAKDIVSQIAEEYDAYSLEKKSSSYDNIVNFIEEQKESVEAKLKESERAIYNYKRNNDVKGVSNISNSYLKQLEEIENEIVKLQINLSILKEVKENIEKYKGSPDIYNLIPILIGQNFEPTLQNLVLKLKEKVDERELHLSKVTTKNKNIETLNNQIKLQVNLVLEAVKVSEENGIEKLNTLKSKLKNLDKELYSLPEKELELARLDRVLQINSKFYTLLLEKETEYKLSTAGLVTYNEILEQAKTPSSPIAPRKKSIYILAILVAIVLAITYTVIRYLLHDEITTLTDITNRLSSSVGILGIVPHYKSKIPVSQLIIHKNPKSLITEAFRSLRTNLEFITNKKDAKIVAVTSTISGEGKTFIALNLAGIIAFSGKRVIVLDLDMRKPKIHIGFGVENKSGMSTLLIGKDQIENCINKSELNGLDFITAGPIPPNPSELIINGEIDKILETLKEKYDTIIVDNPPVGLVTDGITIIKKADYPLYVFKANYSKKHFIENVGRIITDHKVTKLSVILNNVDTQKNTYGKGYGYGYTTYGGYYTEDNQTKGKFNRFFKKK